In Podospora pseudopauciseta strain CBS 411.78 chromosome 2 map unlocalized CBS411.78m_2, whole genome shotgun sequence, the genomic stretch GGAGCCGAACACGACATTGTCAAGCAGGCAGAGGCGAAGCAGTAAATCATAATTTGGGGAGAAGCAGGCGTTTTCATTGCATGGAATTCGGAAATAGCATGAACCGGTTGATGATACCCTAGGAGAGTGAACCGATGTTAGTAGTGCAAGGCTCTACATTACCTAGtttaggtttttttttttggtttttttttatgtTGAATGCAGGTGGCATTTCCTAAAATTTTTGATTTTGCAGACTTTCGTGATTGTTGCTATTTTTGTTGCTTTCCCAAAGACATGTTGTGCCTGGCGCGAGGTAGAGATCTCCGATCTGGAAACCTTTCAAGTTGGGGAACACCCGAGAGCCAAGAGTTCTTCCCGCATGTGAAGTTGCTGCATTGCCGCAAAGTACCCGAAATTGTGTGCTTGTCGTGTGCTCAAATTTCAGGCAGTAAAATCATCAATGACCATGAACAGCCTCCTTGCGAGGCAGCTTCATTTCAAGCGAGCCTAGGGTCCTATGCTTTCCCATTGTGTCTGAGGACTCTTTCCACACCAAAGAACAAGTGAGGAATTGAGCCAGGAACGAGTTACCCTGGTGTCAATGCTTTTCAGCTGGACCAGTCAGGAAGGCCACAAAGAGACCATCGCAAAGTTCAAGAGTTCCAACTTGGGTAACCTGCATCGTTGGAAGTTTAGGTATCTTCATTGGCCTAAACATAACGGCCTATCGAGAAGGCTGGGGATTTGTGAGAACCTGATCCAGTCAGCTTTCCAAGCATATTGCTCACTACACCGAAGAAAAGACGATACTGGTGAAGTTATAGTGGAGCATCACAGGGCACCCCCATATTTTTGGTGTCCGTCCCCCCACGTTCCCAAGCAGCACGGACCATGTCTTCTGCGCATCGTGGGAGGTATCCCATATTGAGATTGTCCATTTTAACTGGCCATGGATTTCCGCCGCTTACATTACAAACCGGACCGTTAGGTATGTTTTTTGGCCAGCAACGACGATTTGTCAACCGCATTGGATGCTAGTCATGCGTATAGAAGACGCAGCTTTGCTGGGCTAGGTACGAGGTAGTGCCTCAGGCCCCAGAACAAGGCCCAGAGGCAAGGCTTTATCCACTAGGGAAACAGTTCTGGCTGCGAAAATTGGCCCCCAAAGGTCTGCCTAACCTTTGGTGAGTGCCAATCTCCAGGTCTTTTGCCGTGGGTAGGTACCTGTACAGTGTTCTAAAAAAGGATACATTCTACAGCGGCATTTTTCTAGCCTTCGGTTCTTGATTGAAgctgtggtggaggttgttgttcgCTGTCTTCCTTGTAGTGTGCGTCGCGTTGCTGCCATTTTGGGCAATTAAAGCTGAGCTTGGCATGAAATGCTCATTTGATTGGTCCCAGCTGGTTTGTCTTTTGGTACTTTTCAACGTCAAGTGCTCTGACACCCTTTTCGATTGCGCTTTCCACTCAAGCAGTAGGTATCTTTTCTGGAGCAAGAAGGCAGCGAAATGCTCGTAGGAACCACGATTCAATTTGGAACCTCTCTTGCTCATCGATTTTACTAGGTCCGGTTTCTTCTACACCACGACCTAGGCTTGGTTCATGTGCCTCAAACGGACCAGTAGACACATTCATATGGACCTATTGGGATGGCCAGTTGCTACAGAGATGTCTACAAATGCCAGGTTCTTGCACCGCATTTTGGTCCTCGATTCAGATGAGCCGATTCCTTcccttcatcctctcccGCAGGCCCGATGCCGTGTGAACATATGCTGACTGCCTCGCCTAGCCGTGAACAAGCCCCTTTGCTGCCGTTTCGCTACGTTGTACGGTTCCTGGCGACCCATTTCAAGACCTCCCATCGACCTGGCTGTTCACACACGATTTTCTCGGCTGCCCAGGATTTTTTTTCGAAGCTTATCTCATTGTACTCGTCTCAATGGGAGTCAAGACCATCATTTCTTGAAATCACTCTGTTCTCCACACCATGGCCCCCAACCCTGCCAAATCTCTTTGGAAGCTGCCTGCACCAGTTCCACTGGGAACGACTAACTATGATCCAACTATCGAATCAGAAACCAGGACTCTAGTATCTAGCTTTCCGAATTTCAGGTATTTTCTCATTTACCAGTCAGGCGTTGCCTCCCACATCACCCTGCCTCTCACCGCCCTCCAATACCACACAAGGTGTGGTGTCAATCCGTATATTAAGCTTGCTCAGTGATCAACTGCTTGCTATTTTCACCCCCTTGCGTATACCCTCTCATGGTCCGAACCTATGGCTTGACGGTGTAATGTCGAGATGGTGGGTTACATGGGGCTCGGAAGCAAATAGTCGGGACTACAAATCCATATCCGCCTACCTCCAATCCCTTACTCCCCCtggaaggggttgtggtgCCTCATGCTTGCTTCTGGGTTATGCAAAGAACCTAAGCAGCACCCAACTCACGAAGCGCAAAGTGTGTTTCCTGGTTGCCTTGCTCTGGGTACCTCTTTATGCTATCCGTTCGGGTATTCTGTTTTGGCAACCACTGGTGATGGGGTCAAAATTTACAACTGCGACCATTACACCATCAATATCTAGACTTGAGGCTGAGTCATTGGGTATTGTCACTGAGTGGTGACCGAACTCGTAGCTACATGCCTTCAGATAAGTTATATACTCTAAGTCTGTCCTGCCCTTCCGGTAGAAGATCTGTCTTTgcatcaccagcagcatcagcgACATACCCACCTGCATATCAAGCAACATAACACAACCCGGTTACAATCGAGTCTACATCCACGACGTCCTTGTGCTCTAGCCATGAAGAACAGATCTAGCCAACAGCCCACAACTATGAGAGTGGCCATCGCCGGAGCTGGCGGCTTGGCCCGTATTCTCGCCCAGTACATTAGCCAAACCCACTCTGTTCTCATTCTTTCAACTCAGGTAAGTCCAATGTCGTGTGTGGTGTTTCGGATCTTTTCAGCTAACATATCACCAGCCCCGGCCCGAGGTGGATGAACAATGCCCTGGTTGTCAGCTTGTCGTTGTGGACTATCAAGATATCGAGAATCTTCGGTACGCCGTTCTGGGAGCTGATATCATCATCTCGACCATCTCGGGCGCCGAGCAGCTCAATCTCATTGATGCTGCTCGTCGTGCTCGGGTTCGTCGTTTCGTCCCTTCTGAATTCGAGGGTGACATGTCACGCCGACCGACTGACGACCCCCTGGACCGCGGCGGACAATCCGCCATTGAGATGCTGGAACAGCTCCACATGCGATACACTATTTTCTCCTGTGGCATCTTCATGGAACGCTTTGCCCCGGGAGGCTTGCAGACCTATCACATCGGGGCAGGATCGGGAGTTCAGGGGCCAAGTGACTACCTTGTTGATATTCAAGGCTGCAACGCTGAGATTatccccaacaacccaagTGGCCGGTCAGTCCGTGTTACGCTCACATCGGTATACGACGTGGCCCAATTTGTCACGGCAGCCATCGATCTCGGCATCAGCAACTGGCCGAGAGAATACCGCATGAGGGGCGAAACGATGACTGTTACTGACTTGGTTCATACATGCTCCGATGTTCGTGGGGGTTCGTATttgcccctccttctttaTCGTGCTTGAATACCTTAGGTACTGACCTGCCCACTAGTTCCATTCAACCTTACTGCTCGCCATTACCGTGAGGTCGAGGCCCAAGTCGAAGAACTCCGGCAGAACGGGGATTGGGGTTACTACTACTTCTACTATCAGCGACTCCTGCAGACGGCCCTTGGAAGGTACCATGTCCATTCACCCAATCTTAACGACGATGTTCAGGTACAACCCATGTCATTTAGGGCTTGGTTAGAGAGGTTCTGGGGTGCGGCAGCCTAGGCCTCCCGCTGAATCATGATAGCACAATCTTCATGGTGATGTCTGGGACACAAGATTGGGCTACCAGTGGAGGCATGCTGGTGACATGCAGGAATATTGCGGCTCTTTCCTTTGTCTTAGATGTGACAAGTTCACCTGGCATTTTCTCATTGGGGATTCTTCCCATGTTTGGCATAGATGCGGAGCTCCAGTAGCCACCGGGTTACTTTCATCGCTGTTCAGATCATTCAAAACTACCATGTACAAGCTGGTCTCATAATAAATCACTTCTCTTCTATGTTTACCTGTAGTCGCCTGGTAACTATTGTTCTAGATCACCAAAATTCGCCGCCAACCACTTGTCACGCATAGCCCATCAGCGGGGTGGACGGACATTTGCTACTGAAGCTCAGGTAGCAGCATTGCATGGTGTAGAGAGGGTTGGAAGACGGTAGCCGCAACTTCAGGTTAGATGGAAAAGTTCCAGGGCTTTCCCACAGAGCCTCAACAGCGGGCTGAAAAATGCGGTGGGCGGCGGCCACCAACCAAATTGTCAAGTGCTCTCACACTGAAGTTTACATATCAACCTGGAAGCCGTACAGCCAACAGCCAACTCTAGTTCGCCGGGTCTGGATCACCATGCATACATTCGTCGTAACCCATCCATTTAAGCTATCCATGCCACCGCTTCTCCTCTTTCCAAGGTCA encodes the following:
- a CDS encoding uncharacterized protein (COG:S; EggNog:ENOG503P2BG); the protein is MKNRSSQQPTTMRVAIAGAGGLARILAQYISQTHSVLILSTQPRPEVDEQCPGCQLVVVDYQDIENLRYAVLGADIIISTISGAEQLNLIDAARRARVRRFVPSEFEGDMSRRPTDDPLDRGGQSAIEMLEQLHMRYTIFSCGIFMERFAPGGLQTYHIGAGSGVQGPSDYLVDIQGCNAEIIPNNPSGRSVRVTLTSVYDVAQFVTAAIDLGISNWPREYRMRGETMTVTDLVHTCSDVRGVPFNLTARHYREVEAQVEELRQNGDWGYYYFYYQRLLQTALGRYHVHSPNLNDDVQVQPMSFRAWLERFWGAAA